A window from Mya arenaria isolate MELC-2E11 chromosome 9, ASM2691426v1 encodes these proteins:
- the LOC128246520 gene encoding multiple epidermal growth factor-like domains protein 6 isoform X8: MELKEYNNSNPCLHDRGGCEHDCINDNGRASCRCYTGYRLNADLRTCDDIDECAKSKGGCTQACINTPGSFTCTCTPGYQLGTDGRQCYRIELEVIDGCAVNNGGCHHKCLHKSGQTTCACRGGYVLKTDNKTCEDVNECESGDSCCPHICHNNQGGYTCECREGFQQHVLDGCICLDVDECLANNGGCKQLCVNNEGSFSCACRPGFYLASDRNTCQEIRSAHRGRTSTRPGRGEIPYLRYDTTPIPIIPVDDYNIQLPHEQKDQKSIYDIEIMPVVTECIPGRFGEECIYTCADCLHGGYCNTKRNGCLCAAGWQGLICNETCHEGTYGSNCNSICTCENGGTCDHVTGKCKCPPGVKGEKCEDGCPPGFYGDICDKPCPKVCPTGYCDRMFGFCECLPGYFGPSCNIPCPEFTFGANCNQHCDCEKDKTSKCNPKTGQCICKPGYHGDRCKKGCPKGFYGTGCAMTCKCEDNMECDHVTGECIKNCPAGSMGRKCNLPCSQGRFGKNCARKCRCTGSQCDPVTGKCSCKAGRKGRRCKRSCPPGYFGINCRNECGCQNDAGCDPVTGECLCLPGYYGDRCAQVCPQGRYGQDCMQQCLCENEAHCHPQNGQCTCTLGFVGEMCERACEPGMYGAGCSEVCECENNAECDHKTGDCLCPPGWIGRHCNQKCSNNTFGPGCLQTCECRNNATCDHVSGVCWCKPGWRGRQCSKGCPAGFFGQDCQGICSCANGALCNHMTGECKCASGFTGVNCNEKCPAGRYGEKCERFCECLNGGTCDPVTGMCVCLPGWHGALCEEECEVGRYGIMCYQRCFCSGHPCNRVTGECNCTAGYMGIACEKTCPEGRYGANCAKSCACKNSDSCNKETGRCHCLPGYIGEECDEVCVQGFYGQDCLERCDCANDGTCTADTGTCICKSGWWGKRCQKPCLPGTYGDRCEQPCQCKENQPCYHVTGECACPPGYTGPACEQQCSEGTFGPDCQGSCTCNRNQNCDHVTGDCVCKPGQKGKNCQKAKGRRVKELRGGRVRSKFWQDLYAKKLVAGCNDGEYGPSCERTCECEYGGLCDVMNGRCFCRHGYIGSTCQHMCPEGRWGENCTELCECMDSAHCGRIAGKCKCPPGFTGHSCDKTCEEGFFGIDCEEECECGPKGHCDPISGSCMCDLGWHGDTCEDECPDGKFGPECIHTCRCDNGASCDSVTGCCKCKPGYYGQSCEYECPKGTHGDYCSERCDCKNEASCDHVTGSCDCKPGYTGLSCQEKCSNETYGLRCAQLCSCEEFPCHHISGECICPPGLEPPDCRKPCQAGRYGPSCQFRCDCDNGATCDHVTGACLCVYGWIGPRCEHQLTASESGPRRGDIPWEWNYAYRRRRK, encoded by the exons ATGGAACTAAAAGAATACAATA ACAGCAACCCGTGTTTGCATGACAGAGGCGGGTGTGAGCATGACTGCATCAACGACAATGGACGGGCCTCCTGTAGATGCTATACAGGCTACAGGCTGAACGCGGACCTCAGGACCTGTGATG ACATAGACGAATGTGCGAAGAGTAAAGGTGGATGCACACAGGCGTGTATTAACACCCCGGGGTCCTTCACGTGTACTTGTACACCCGGCTACCAGTTGGGGACGGACGGCAGACAGTGTTATC GTATTGAACTCGAGGTGATCGATGGGTGTGCGGTAAATAATGGCGGATGTCACCACAAATGTTTGCACAAGAGCGGCCAGACCACTTGTGCTTGTAGAGGAGGCTATGTGCTTAAA ACTGATAACAAGACCTGTGAAGACGTGAATGAATGTGAAAGTGGCGACTCCTGCTGTCCCCACATATGCCACAACAACCAGGGAGGCTACACGTGTGAATGTAGGGAAGGATTCCAACAGCATGTCCTCGATGGCTGTATTTGTCTAG ATGTGGACGAGTGTTTGGCCAATAACGGCGGGTGTAAGCAGCTGTGTGTCAACAACGAGGGGTCGTTCAGCTGTGCGTGCCGACCGGGCTTCTATCTCGCTTCTGATAGGAACACTTGTCAGG AAATCCGTAGTGCGCACCGCGGTCGCACCTCTACCCGACCGGGTAGAGGCGAGATCCCTTACCTCCGATATGACACAACTCCCATCCCCATTATTCCAGTAGATGATTATAATATACAGCTGCCTCACGAGCAGAAAGATCAGAAATCCATTTATG ATATTGAAATTATGCCAGTTGTTACAG AATGCATACCTGGCCGTTTCGGTGAAGAGTGCATCTACACATGCGCCGACTGTCTTCATGGAGGATACTGCAACACCAAGAGAAATGGTTGCCTGTGTGCAGCCGGATGGCAGGGCCTCATATGTAACGAAACATGCCATGAG GGTACTTACGGCAGCAATTGTAACAGCATCTGTACCTGCGAAAATGGCGGCACATGTGATCACGTGACCGGAAAATGCAAATGTCCTCCCGGAGTTAAGGGAGAGAAGTGTGAAGACGGTTGTCCTCCAGGATTCTACGGTGATATTTGTGATAAACCTTGTCCGAAAGTGTGTCCCACCGGGTACTGTGACAGAATGTTTGGATTTTGTGAATGTCTTCCTGGATATTTCGGGCCTTCTTGCAATATTCCTTGTCCAGAATTTACCTTCGGTGCAAACTGCAATCAACACTGCGACTGTGAAAAAGACAAGACCTCAAAATGTAACCCTAAA ACAGGCCAGTGCATTTGCAAACCTGGCTACCATGGTGACAGGTGCAAGAAAGGTTGTCCAAAAGGTTTCTATGGAACTGGGTGCGCAATGACGTGCAAGTGTGAAGACAATATGGAATGTGACCACGTGACCGGTGAATGCATAAAAAATTGCCCTGCCGGAAGTATGGGCAGGAAGTGTAATCTAC CTTGTTCCCAAGGGCGGTTCGGCAAAAATTGTGCCCGGAAGTGCCGATGCACGGGCAGTCAGTGTGACCCAGTCACGGGCAAGTGCAGCTGTAAGGCCGGGCGGAAGGGGCGGAGGTGTAAACGTT CATGTCCACCTGGGTATTTCGGCATTAATTGTCGGAACGAGTGTGGTTGTCAGAACGACGCGGGTTGTGACCCAGTTACGGGGGAATGCTTGTGTTTACCTGGTTACTATGGCGACAGGTGCGCCCAAG TGTGCCCACAGGGACGATATGGACAGGATTGCATGCAACAGTGCTTGTGTGAGAACGAGGCTCATTGTCATCCACAGAACGGCCAGTGCACGTGTACTTTGGGATTTGTTGGAGAAATGTGTGAGAGAG CCTGTGAGCCCGGAATGTATGGCGCAGGGTGCTCGGAGGTCTGTGAATGTGAGAACAACGCCGAGTGTGACCATAAAACAGGAGACTGTCTGTGCCCCCCGGGCTGGATTGGCAGGCATTGTAATCAAA AATGTTCGAACAACACGTTCGGTCCTGGTTGTCTACAAACGTGTGAATGCAGGAACAACGCCACCTGTGATCACGTGTCCGGTGTGTGTTGGTGCAAACCGGGCTGGAGAGGTCGACAGTGCAGCAAAG GTTGTCCTGCCGGATTTTTTGGTCAAGACTGCCAGGGAATATGTAGCTGCGCAAACGGGGCCCTCTGTAATCACATGACCGGGGAATGTAAATGCGCTTCCGGTTTTACCGGAGTGAACTGCAACGAGAAATGTCCTGCC GGTCGTTATGGGGAAAAATGTGAGCGTTTCTGCGAATGTTTGAACGGCGGTACATGTGACCCAGTGACTGGAATGTGCGTCTGTCTGCCTGGCTGGCATGGAGCCCTCTGTGAGGAAG AGTGTGAGGTCGGTCGTTATGGCATCATGTGTTACCAGAGGTGCTTCTGTAGCGGACATCCGTGTAACAGAGTTACCGGGGAGTGCAACTGCACGGCGGGCTACATGGGTATAGCCTGTGAGAAGA CTTGTCCAGAGGGCCGATACGGGGCTAACTGTGCAAAGTCCTGCGCGTGTAAGAACAGCGACTCGTGTAACAAAGAGACGGGCAGGTGTCATTGTCTGCCAGGCTATATCGGGGAAGAATGTGATGAAG TCTGTGTACAAGGATTTTATGGACAAGATTGCTTAGAAAGGTGTGACTGCGCAAATGACGGGACTTGTACAGCGGACACTGGGACATGTATCTGCAAGTCCGGTTGGTGGGGAAAACGGTGCCAGAAAC CATGCCTTCCCGGCACATACGGCGATCGATGTGAGCAGCCATGTCAGTGTAAAGAGAATCAGCCTTGCTATCACGTGACTGGCGAGTGCGCATGCCCGCCAGGATATACAGGCCCGGCATGTGAACAGC AGTGTTCCGAAGGCACATTTGGGCCTGACTGTCAGGGATCGTGCACGTGTAATAGGAACCAGAACTGTGATCACGTGACCGGAGATTGTGTTTGTAAACCCGGACAGAAGGGAAAAAATTGCCAAAAAG CGAAAGGTCGTCGGGTAAAGGAGCTTCGTGGTGGCAGGGTGAGGTCAAAGTTCTGGCAAGACCTGTATGCGAAGAAGCTTGTTGCAG GGTGTAATGATGGGGAATACGGACCTAGTTGCGAACGCACGTGCGAGTGTGAATATGGCGGTCTTTGTGACGTCATGAACGGACGGTGCTTCTGTAGGCATGGTTACATAG GTTCCACTTGTCAGCATATGTGCCCCGAGGGCCGGTGGGGTGAGAACTGTACTGAGTTGTGTGAGTGTATGGACAGTGCGCACTGTGGCCGGATAGCTGGGAAATGCAAGTGTCCGCCTGGCTTCACAGGGCATAGCTGTGACAAAA cTTGTGAAGAAGGCTTTTTCGGTATAGATTGTGAAGAAGAGTGTGAGTGTGGACcaaaaggtcactgtgatcctATATCCGGTAGTTGCATGTGTGACCTTGGTTGGCATGGAGATACGTGTGAGGATGAGTGCCCGGATGGCAAATTTGGGCCTGAATGTATTCACACTTGTAGGTGTGATAATGGTGCCTCTTGTGACTCAGTTACGGGATGTTGTAAATGTAAACCAGGATATTATGGCCAGTCCTGTGAATACG AATGCCCAAAGGGAACGCACGGTGATTACTGCAGTGAAAGATGTGACTGTAAAAACGAGGCCAGTTGTGATCACGTGACTGGATCATGTGACTGTAAACCGGGTTATACCGGCTTATCCTGTCAGGAAA AGTGTTCAAACGAAACATATGGGTTGCGTTGTGCACAGCTGTGCAGCTGTGAGGAGTTTCCGTGTCATCATATTTCAGGCGAATGTATATGTCCGCCTGGCCTAGAGCCGCCCGACTGCCGGAAGC CGTGCCAAGCAGGTCGGTACGGGCCTTCCTGCCAATTTCGTTGTGACTGTGATAACGGGGCCACTTGTGACCACGTGACCGGCGCGTGTCTGTGCGTCTATGGTTGGATAGGGCCTAGATGCGAGCACCAACTAA CAGCAAGTGAGTCGGGTCCAAGACGAGGTGACATACCGTGGGAGTGGAACTACGCTTACAGAAGACGACGAAAATAA
- the LOC128246520 gene encoding multiple epidermal growth factor-like domains protein 6 isoform X2 yields MAVSDLIHLHVQRVFHVGLVLLICHVGHTWIFAQELQPGMQNVCQYQEVKMDAVRKPCVQAFTRFVKVWRPNCSDNRRWCTGYERRTYYYTTFRDQYQPRHITKYKCCHGWRQRSGEVSCMLRECNKALCLNGGECSSSTGNRCNCPAGFQGARCEYDVNECNDNNGGCDHECCNTIGSYVCKCPPGYQLGSDGRACLDIDECISNNGGCQHKCVNENGSYRCECPAGRRIHADGRSCIDSNPCLHDRGGCEHDCINDNGRASCRCYTGYRLNADLRTCDDIDECAKSKGGCTQACINTPGSFTCTCTPGYQLGTDGRQCYRIELEVIDGCAVNNGGCHHKCLHKSGQTTCACRGGYVLKTDNKTCEDVNECESGDSCCPHICHNNQGGYTCECREGFQQHVLDGCICLDVDECLANNGGCKQLCVNNEGSFSCACRPGFYLASDRNTCQEIRSAHRGRTSTRPGRGEIPYLRYDTTPIPIIPVDDYNIQLPHEQKDQKSIYECIPGRFGEECIYTCADCLHGGYCNTKRNGCLCAAGWQGLICNETCHEGTYGSNCNSICTCENGGTCDHVTGKCKCPPGVKGEKCEDGCPPGFYGDICDKPCPKVCPTGYCDRMFGFCECLPGYFGPSCNIPCPEFTFGANCNQHCDCEKDKTSKCNPKTGQCICKPGYHGDRCKKGCPKGFYGTGCAMTCKCEDNMECDHVTGECIKNCPAGSMGRKCNLPCSQGRFGKNCARKCRCTGSQCDPVTGKCSCKAGRKGRRCKRSCPPGYFGINCRNECGCQNDAGCDPVTGECLCLPGYYGDRCAQVCPQGRYGQDCMQQCLCENEAHCHPQNGQCTCTLGFVGEMCERACEPGMYGAGCSEVCECENNAECDHKTGDCLCPPGWIGRHCNQKCSNNTFGPGCLQTCECRNNATCDHVSGVCWCKPGWRGRQCSKGCPAGFFGQDCQGICSCANGALCNHMTGECKCASGFTGVNCNEKCPAGRYGEKCERFCECLNGGTCDPVTGMCVCLPGWHGALCEEECEVGRYGIMCYQRCFCSGHPCNRVTGECNCTAGYMGIACEKTCPEGRYGANCAKSCACKNSDSCNKETGRCHCLPGYIGEECDEVCVQGFYGQDCLERCDCANDGTCTADTGTCICKSGWWGKRCQKPCLPGTYGDRCEQPCQCKENQPCYHVTGECACPPGYTGPACEQQCSEGTFGPDCQGSCTCNRNQNCDHVTGDCVCKPGQKGKNCQKAKGRRVKELRGGRVRSKFWQDLYAKKLVAGCNDGEYGPSCERTCECEYGGLCDVMNGRCFCRHGYIGSTCQHMCPEGRWGENCTELCECMDSAHCGRIAGKCKCPPGFTGHSCDKTCEEGFFGIDCEEECECGPKGHCDPISGSCMCDLGWHGDTCEDECPDGKFGPECIHTCRCDNGASCDSVTGCCKCKPGYYGQSCEYECPKGTHGDYCSERCDCKNEASCDHVTGSCDCKPGYTGLSCQEKCSNETYGLRCAQLCSCEEFPCHHISGECICPPGLEPPDCRKPCQAGRYGPSCQFRCDCDNGATCDHVTGACLCVYGWIGPRCEHQLTASESGPRRGDIPWEWNYAYRRRRK; encoded by the exons aCGTCAATGAATGCAACGACAACAATGGCGGATGTGATCACGAATGCTGCAATACGATTGGTTCATACGTCTGCAAATGTCCCCCGGGTTACCAGCTTGGTAGCGATGGAAGGGCATGTCTTG ATATAGACGAATGCATATCTAACAACGGAGGATGCCAGCACAAATGTGTGAACGAGAACGGCAGTTACAGGTGTGAGTGCCCAGCTGGTAGAAGGATTCATGCAGATGGTCGGTCCTGTATAG ACAGCAACCCGTGTTTGCATGACAGAGGCGGGTGTGAGCATGACTGCATCAACGACAATGGACGGGCCTCCTGTAGATGCTATACAGGCTACAGGCTGAACGCGGACCTCAGGACCTGTGATG ACATAGACGAATGTGCGAAGAGTAAAGGTGGATGCACACAGGCGTGTATTAACACCCCGGGGTCCTTCACGTGTACTTGTACACCCGGCTACCAGTTGGGGACGGACGGCAGACAGTGTTATC GTATTGAACTCGAGGTGATCGATGGGTGTGCGGTAAATAATGGCGGATGTCACCACAAATGTTTGCACAAGAGCGGCCAGACCACTTGTGCTTGTAGAGGAGGCTATGTGCTTAAA ACTGATAACAAGACCTGTGAAGACGTGAATGAATGTGAAAGTGGCGACTCCTGCTGTCCCCACATATGCCACAACAACCAGGGAGGCTACACGTGTGAATGTAGGGAAGGATTCCAACAGCATGTCCTCGATGGCTGTATTTGTCTAG ATGTGGACGAGTGTTTGGCCAATAACGGCGGGTGTAAGCAGCTGTGTGTCAACAACGAGGGGTCGTTCAGCTGTGCGTGCCGACCGGGCTTCTATCTCGCTTCTGATAGGAACACTTGTCAGG AAATCCGTAGTGCGCACCGCGGTCGCACCTCTACCCGACCGGGTAGAGGCGAGATCCCTTACCTCCGATATGACACAACTCCCATCCCCATTATTCCAGTAGATGATTATAATATACAGCTGCCTCACGAGCAGAAAGATCAGAAATCCATTTATG AATGCATACCTGGCCGTTTCGGTGAAGAGTGCATCTACACATGCGCCGACTGTCTTCATGGAGGATACTGCAACACCAAGAGAAATGGTTGCCTGTGTGCAGCCGGATGGCAGGGCCTCATATGTAACGAAACATGCCATGAG GGTACTTACGGCAGCAATTGTAACAGCATCTGTACCTGCGAAAATGGCGGCACATGTGATCACGTGACCGGAAAATGCAAATGTCCTCCCGGAGTTAAGGGAGAGAAGTGTGAAGACGGTTGTCCTCCAGGATTCTACGGTGATATTTGTGATAAACCTTGTCCGAAAGTGTGTCCCACCGGGTACTGTGACAGAATGTTTGGATTTTGTGAATGTCTTCCTGGATATTTCGGGCCTTCTTGCAATATTCCTTGTCCAGAATTTACCTTCGGTGCAAACTGCAATCAACACTGCGACTGTGAAAAAGACAAGACCTCAAAATGTAACCCTAAA ACAGGCCAGTGCATTTGCAAACCTGGCTACCATGGTGACAGGTGCAAGAAAGGTTGTCCAAAAGGTTTCTATGGAACTGGGTGCGCAATGACGTGCAAGTGTGAAGACAATATGGAATGTGACCACGTGACCGGTGAATGCATAAAAAATTGCCCTGCCGGAAGTATGGGCAGGAAGTGTAATCTAC CTTGTTCCCAAGGGCGGTTCGGCAAAAATTGTGCCCGGAAGTGCCGATGCACGGGCAGTCAGTGTGACCCAGTCACGGGCAAGTGCAGCTGTAAGGCCGGGCGGAAGGGGCGGAGGTGTAAACGTT CATGTCCACCTGGGTATTTCGGCATTAATTGTCGGAACGAGTGTGGTTGTCAGAACGACGCGGGTTGTGACCCAGTTACGGGGGAATGCTTGTGTTTACCTGGTTACTATGGCGACAGGTGCGCCCAAG TGTGCCCACAGGGACGATATGGACAGGATTGCATGCAACAGTGCTTGTGTGAGAACGAGGCTCATTGTCATCCACAGAACGGCCAGTGCACGTGTACTTTGGGATTTGTTGGAGAAATGTGTGAGAGAG CCTGTGAGCCCGGAATGTATGGCGCAGGGTGCTCGGAGGTCTGTGAATGTGAGAACAACGCCGAGTGTGACCATAAAACAGGAGACTGTCTGTGCCCCCCGGGCTGGATTGGCAGGCATTGTAATCAAA AATGTTCGAACAACACGTTCGGTCCTGGTTGTCTACAAACGTGTGAATGCAGGAACAACGCCACCTGTGATCACGTGTCCGGTGTGTGTTGGTGCAAACCGGGCTGGAGAGGTCGACAGTGCAGCAAAG GTTGTCCTGCCGGATTTTTTGGTCAAGACTGCCAGGGAATATGTAGCTGCGCAAACGGGGCCCTCTGTAATCACATGACCGGGGAATGTAAATGCGCTTCCGGTTTTACCGGAGTGAACTGCAACGAGAAATGTCCTGCC GGTCGTTATGGGGAAAAATGTGAGCGTTTCTGCGAATGTTTGAACGGCGGTACATGTGACCCAGTGACTGGAATGTGCGTCTGTCTGCCTGGCTGGCATGGAGCCCTCTGTGAGGAAG AGTGTGAGGTCGGTCGTTATGGCATCATGTGTTACCAGAGGTGCTTCTGTAGCGGACATCCGTGTAACAGAGTTACCGGGGAGTGCAACTGCACGGCGGGCTACATGGGTATAGCCTGTGAGAAGA CTTGTCCAGAGGGCCGATACGGGGCTAACTGTGCAAAGTCCTGCGCGTGTAAGAACAGCGACTCGTGTAACAAAGAGACGGGCAGGTGTCATTGTCTGCCAGGCTATATCGGGGAAGAATGTGATGAAG TCTGTGTACAAGGATTTTATGGACAAGATTGCTTAGAAAGGTGTGACTGCGCAAATGACGGGACTTGTACAGCGGACACTGGGACATGTATCTGCAAGTCCGGTTGGTGGGGAAAACGGTGCCAGAAAC CATGCCTTCCCGGCACATACGGCGATCGATGTGAGCAGCCATGTCAGTGTAAAGAGAATCAGCCTTGCTATCACGTGACTGGCGAGTGCGCATGCCCGCCAGGATATACAGGCCCGGCATGTGAACAGC AGTGTTCCGAAGGCACATTTGGGCCTGACTGTCAGGGATCGTGCACGTGTAATAGGAACCAGAACTGTGATCACGTGACCGGAGATTGTGTTTGTAAACCCGGACAGAAGGGAAAAAATTGCCAAAAAG CGAAAGGTCGTCGGGTAAAGGAGCTTCGTGGTGGCAGGGTGAGGTCAAAGTTCTGGCAAGACCTGTATGCGAAGAAGCTTGTTGCAG GGTGTAATGATGGGGAATACGGACCTAGTTGCGAACGCACGTGCGAGTGTGAATATGGCGGTCTTTGTGACGTCATGAACGGACGGTGCTTCTGTAGGCATGGTTACATAG GTTCCACTTGTCAGCATATGTGCCCCGAGGGCCGGTGGGGTGAGAACTGTACTGAGTTGTGTGAGTGTATGGACAGTGCGCACTGTGGCCGGATAGCTGGGAAATGCAAGTGTCCGCCTGGCTTCACAGGGCATAGCTGTGACAAAA cTTGTGAAGAAGGCTTTTTCGGTATAGATTGTGAAGAAGAGTGTGAGTGTGGACcaaaaggtcactgtgatcctATATCCGGTAGTTGCATGTGTGACCTTGGTTGGCATGGAGATACGTGTGAGGATGAGTGCCCGGATGGCAAATTTGGGCCTGAATGTATTCACACTTGTAGGTGTGATAATGGTGCCTCTTGTGACTCAGTTACGGGATGTTGTAAATGTAAACCAGGATATTATGGCCAGTCCTGTGAATACG AATGCCCAAAGGGAACGCACGGTGATTACTGCAGTGAAAGATGTGACTGTAAAAACGAGGCCAGTTGTGATCACGTGACTGGATCATGTGACTGTAAACCGGGTTATACCGGCTTATCCTGTCAGGAAA AGTGTTCAAACGAAACATATGGGTTGCGTTGTGCACAGCTGTGCAGCTGTGAGGAGTTTCCGTGTCATCATATTTCAGGCGAATGTATATGTCCGCCTGGCCTAGAGCCGCCCGACTGCCGGAAGC CGTGCCAAGCAGGTCGGTACGGGCCTTCCTGCCAATTTCGTTGTGACTGTGATAACGGGGCCACTTGTGACCACGTGACCGGCGCGTGTCTGTGCGTCTATGGTTGGATAGGGCCTAGATGCGAGCACCAACTAA CAGCAAGTGAGTCGGGTCCAAGACGAGGTGACATACCGTGGGAGTGGAACTACGCTTACAGAAGACGACGAAAATAA